caagaaaaagttATCTAATTTTGGGTTCTtacactgaacccccgatttgagtgaaaagtacctaatattaggtacttttttctaaccgtgtacagGACCCTAATTAGCTaatactggagaaattttaaattgagaATTCCTTTTTACATGACTTACTTGAAATGGAAGATCAGCTACGGTTTTCGCAAAGTAGAAGGACTTTAACGAGTACCAATAGTTAAGATGCTCTCTCACAAAAACGGCCATTTCGGTTGGAACTAGAAAGATTGAATttagaatttgcaaaaaaaatacatcTCTTCAAACACTTACACGTCAGAATGGTTGGCATCATCGCGGTGAACATGGTGAACATGGTGGTAAAGAATATACACCCGGCGTTGCTCATAATTTTGGCCGCATCGTTACCAATATCGTAGTAGATCATGCCGATGATTGCCCCAACCACCACGTGCGATACCAGCCGCATCTGGGTTAACGTTTGATCTCGCATAATTGTGATGAACGTTCGCTTCAACAGGATCCAGAACTGCATCCAACCGGACGTGGGAAAGCCGGTCATCTTTTTCGGCACTTCAATGCTCACACTTTCGGTCGAATCTAACAACGAGGTGGTGCAGGTTGGTTTGGACGATGCCGAAGTAGGCCCGCCGGTGGTTGTTCCCCCTCCCTCGACGGTGCCTTTCCCCGCACTGGTTCCACCGACCGTATCATCTGCCGTTTTACTACTGCTAATGATGACTGACGTCGAAAACTTGCTCTCATTGTTCAGGGGTTCGATATTGATGGTCGTAAACTCAACGGCGGAAGGTTTCACCAGGTCGTCTTCCCCTGCCCCCAGTGACAGAACTGTCACGATTTTCTCCGTCTGTTGGTCATTGGATAGCGGTAGATTAATTTGCGATGTGGTTGGCGCTAATACAGGTTGATTGTAGTTGTTGCACTTGCCATTGGCAACCGCAGTGACTAGCTTGCTGTTCCAGTCTCCGTGCTCGCCGCAAGCCACTTCCATCACTGAAAAGAATCGGATGACAATCAAAATCGATGTAATTAAATTTAAGTGCGATATAACCTACCATAATTGGCGGGATTGTGATAGCTGGGGCACTCCAGCCCAATCGATGCCAGGAACGACACCAATCCATTCACCCTGCCCTGATAGATGCACTGTCCCTCAGCCAGAACGTACAAATTGTCGAACATTTCGAATATTCTAGCCGAAGGTTGATGGATTGTACAGACAATGGTGCGGCCCCCTCGAGCCAGCGATTTGAGCAGGTGGATCAACTGGGAACAGGTGGCACTGTCTAGGCCGCTTGTCGGTTCGTCGAAAAACATTACAGGTGGGTTATTTACTAATTCTAACGCGATTGACAGCCGTTTGCGTTGGCCCCCGGACAGGTTAAGCGCCAGGGTACTAGCCGCATCTATCAGCCCCAGGGATTCGATAATTTCTTCGACGATTTCTTTCTTCAGATCGAGGGAGATGTCCTTGCCTAGTTTAAGGTTGGCCGACACCATCATCGCCTCTCGTACGGTCAAGTACGGCAGTAATCGGTCGTCCTGCATAATGTAGCAAGACAGCTTGCGAAACTTTCGCAGGTTTCGCTCCTTTCCGTTGATCAACACCGACCCTATCAGGTTTGAGGTTCTGCATTGGATGTTTGGGAATTAAACGtatggaagaatgaaggaatAGATCGAATATATCTTACTTGTAGCCGGCAAGGATATTCATGAGCGTGCTTTTGCCGGCCCCGGACGGACCCATGATGGCGGTAAGTTCCCCAGACCGAAACTTGCCATTGATGCCTTTGAGAATCGTTTTGTAGCTCCGTTTGTGACCCTCGGACACTGAGTAGGCCAACTCATTGAACTCAATGTCTATTGGGGGCCGCTTTGGTAGGTGTGTTAACGAGGCCTGTGAAatagaaatgaaattttccgCATTTCATTCGATTATCGATTTACAATCCACACAATGCCCGCGTGCTGCTAGATAAGCCTCCGGGTAATCCCATTCGGTTAGTTAGAATGGACACGATAAGCAAAGCTCAGATTGACCATTGAATGGAAAGATTGATTTGTTCCGGTTGCTTTACATCGTCATTATCAGGTGTCAATCTTAGCTCTATGCGATATCGATATGTAGTTATTACCAGCAACCTAATGAAAGATGTAGACATCAGGGGGCCTGGAAATGCGGGAGCACCGCTTTGGGTCGTTTGTTGCAACGAGAAATCCATCAGAAGGGACGCGTAGTTTTTGCTTTGTTTAAATCTTCTAAATTTGTTTTCGCTGTATTCGCTGCAAAGGTTACTTGGACGGAATTACAATACCAATATAAGGCCCTCATATCAACATAAATATCGAAAATATAATCAATGCTCCTGATGGTATTGCTCATGACCTGATCAAGGTAAATAGACTACGTTAGGACTATGTAGAtaccagaggcgcatccacgtatCGAGTCGTGagtaggacaaataggaaatgcCGATTTTGCAACAGTTCTGGTATTAACAGCGATTCGCATAAATTCGCAGGTGTTTCAAGACTTTCATATCACTTACATCCGTTGACACAAATTGTATTAATCACTGGAAGCAAGGCACTCATCAACAGTCGAGATCAGTTCTGTCCTCGTTCTTGTGAATGCTGGAGGGAAAAGCAAGGTTAATTGGGACACCTTGTACTTAAGAAAggagcagagaactctacgtccTCTCATCGGTGCCACGGGATGTTTTGGAACTGTTAGTGTGGAAACTGTAACgataggaatcgttttggtagaaggtgaaacacagaaaaaacTAAGGCATTCAGAATAGGAAAAGAGGCGAGCCTGTGATCGAGCCCGTGACCTCTTGCTCATAGACAGAaacgatagccactagaccgCCGAGCATGTTTCCGATTTGAGCAACAGTTCTGGTATTTAGAAACCGATGCACATTCTATCTATACTGCCGCTGAAAGCATAACTGTTCTATGTtgatatgaaatccatttcaatatggatgaaaaa
The nucleotide sequence above comes from Armigeres subalbatus isolate Guangzhou_Male chromosome 3, GZ_Asu_2, whole genome shotgun sequence. Encoded proteins:
- the LOC134224359 gene encoding ATP-binding cassette subfamily G member 4 isoform X3, producing MNSQSALCNGSIMTNGQTKDSNLRKVLNNCENGQKKGMASLTHLPKRPPIDIEFNELAYSVSEGHKRSYKTILKGINGKFRSGELTAIMGPSGAGKSTLMNILAGYKTSNLIGSVLINGKERNLRKFRKLSCYIMQDDRLLPYLTVREAMMVSANLKLGKDISLDLKKEIVEEIIESLGLIDAASTLALNLSGGQRKRLSIALELVNNPPVMFFDEPTSGLDSATCSQLIHLLKSLARGGRTIVCTIHQPSARIFEMFDNLYVLAEGQCIYQGRVNGLVSFLASIGLECPSYHNPANYVMEVACGEHGDWNSKLVTAVANGKCNNYNQPVLAPTTSQINLPLSNDQQTEKIVTVLSLGAGEDDLVKPSAVEFTTINIEPLNNESKFSTSVIISSSKTADDTVGGTSAGKGTVEGGGTTTGGPTSASSKPTCTTSLLDSTESVSIEVPKKMTGFPTSGWMQFWILLKRTFITIMRDQTLTQMRLVSHVVVGAIIGMIYYDIGNDAAKIMSNAGCIFFTTMFTMFTAMMPTILTFPTEMAVFVREHLNYWYSLKSFYFAKTVADLPFQVLFTSVYVIVVYYLTSQPMEPKRAGMFVLICILTSLVAQSLGLLIGAGMSVETGVFLGPVSTIPIILFSGFFVNFDVIPKYLQWLTYVSYVRYGFEGAMVSVYGLGREKLRCTEIYCHYRSPQKFLEEMSMDKAEYWIDATALFCLFIGLRIVAYLVLRWKLHSIR
- the LOC134224359 gene encoding ATP-binding cassette subfamily G member 4 isoform X2, which encodes MSKIIKRLSASLEDDDPPYEELECAPTPMPKRAPLVAMSFPPSGASSLDNLEALSGSSNRSYHPSCDNSFNLCYFSKSRFAADPAENLMEEDEDMPGVWIRRNSQSALCNGSIMTNGQTKDSNLRKVLNNCENGQKKGMASLTHLPKRPPIDIEFNELAYSVSEGHKRSYKTILKGINGKFRSGELTAIMGPSGAGKSTLMNILAGYKTSNLIGSVLINGKERNLRKFRKLSCYIMQDDRLLPYLTVREAMMVSANLKLGKDISLDLKKEIVEEIIESLGLIDAASTLALNLSGGQRKRLSIALELVNNPPVMFFDEPTSGLDSATCSQLIHLLKSLARGGRTIVCTIHQPSARIFEMFDNLYVLAEGQCIYQGRVNGLVSFLASIGLECPSYHNPANYVMEVACGEHGDWNSKLVTAVANGKCNNYNQPVLAPTTSQINLPLSNDQQTEKIVTVLSLGAGEDDLVKPSAVEFTTINIEPLNNESKFSTSVIISSSKTADDTVGGTSAGKGTVEGGGTTTGGPTSASSKPTCTTSLLDSTESVSIEVPKKMTGFPTSGWMQFWILLKRTFITIMRDQTLTQMRLVSHVVVGAIIGMIYYDIGNDAAKIMSNAGCIFFTTMFTMFTAMMPTILTFPTEMAVFVREHLNYWYSLKSFYFAKTVADLPFQVLFTSVYVIVVYYLTSQPMEPKRAGMFVLICILTSLVAQSLGLLIGAGMSVETGVFLGPVSTIPIILFSGFFVNFDVIPKYLQWLTYVSYVRYGFEGAMVSVYGLGREKLRCTEIYCHYRSPQKFLEEMSMDKAEYWIDATALFCLFIGLRIVAYLVLRWKLHSIR
- the LOC134224359 gene encoding ATP-binding cassette sub-family G member 1 isoform X1, which gives rise to MATGLSGQITRSDSAIQISLSCAPTGTAAVPTVAGHHGPTALSVVDINASLAASVPMISSAISGGGTGSALPQNLPTTVTSSGNACSGIGPSGGFTNLFNLSNSADLTAVAYNSYTQNVRCKSPPTLVDNLKNGIIGNSQSALCNGSIMTNGQTKDSNLRKVLNNCENGQKKGMASLTHLPKRPPIDIEFNELAYSVSEGHKRSYKTILKGINGKFRSGELTAIMGPSGAGKSTLMNILAGYKTSNLIGSVLINGKERNLRKFRKLSCYIMQDDRLLPYLTVREAMMVSANLKLGKDISLDLKKEIVEEIIESLGLIDAASTLALNLSGGQRKRLSIALELVNNPPVMFFDEPTSGLDSATCSQLIHLLKSLARGGRTIVCTIHQPSARIFEMFDNLYVLAEGQCIYQGRVNGLVSFLASIGLECPSYHNPANYVMEVACGEHGDWNSKLVTAVANGKCNNYNQPVLAPTTSQINLPLSNDQQTEKIVTVLSLGAGEDDLVKPSAVEFTTINIEPLNNESKFSTSVIISSSKTADDTVGGTSAGKGTVEGGGTTTGGPTSASSKPTCTTSLLDSTESVSIEVPKKMTGFPTSGWMQFWILLKRTFITIMRDQTLTQMRLVSHVVVGAIIGMIYYDIGNDAAKIMSNAGCIFFTTMFTMFTAMMPTILTFPTEMAVFVREHLNYWYSLKSFYFAKTVADLPFQVLFTSVYVIVVYYLTSQPMEPKRAGMFVLICILTSLVAQSLGLLIGAGMSVETGVFLGPVSTIPIILFSGFFVNFDVIPKYLQWLTYVSYVRYGFEGAMVSVYGLGREKLRCTEIYCHYRSPQKFLEEMSMDKAEYWIDATALFCLFIGLRIVAYLVLRWKLHSIR
- the LOC134224359 gene encoding ATP-binding cassette subfamily G member 4 isoform X4 — encoded protein: MDFSLQQTTQSGAPAFPGPLMSTSFIRLLASLTHLPKRPPIDIEFNELAYSVSEGHKRSYKTILKGINGKFRSGELTAIMGPSGAGKSTLMNILAGYKTSNLIGSVLINGKERNLRKFRKLSCYIMQDDRLLPYLTVREAMMVSANLKLGKDISLDLKKEIVEEIIESLGLIDAASTLALNLSGGQRKRLSIALELVNNPPVMFFDEPTSGLDSATCSQLIHLLKSLARGGRTIVCTIHQPSARIFEMFDNLYVLAEGQCIYQGRVNGLVSFLASIGLECPSYHNPANYVMEVACGEHGDWNSKLVTAVANGKCNNYNQPVLAPTTSQINLPLSNDQQTEKIVTVLSLGAGEDDLVKPSAVEFTTINIEPLNNESKFSTSVIISSSKTADDTVGGTSAGKGTVEGGGTTTGGPTSASSKPTCTTSLLDSTESVSIEVPKKMTGFPTSGWMQFWILLKRTFITIMRDQTLTQMRLVSHVVVGAIIGMIYYDIGNDAAKIMSNAGCIFFTTMFTMFTAMMPTILTFPTEMAVFVREHLNYWYSLKSFYFAKTVADLPFQVLFTSVYVIVVYYLTSQPMEPKRAGMFVLICILTSLVAQSLGLLIGAGMSVETGVFLGPVSTIPIILFSGFFVNFDVIPKYLQWLTYVSYVRYGFEGAMVSVYGLGREKLRCTEIYCHYRSPQKFLEEMSMDKAEYWIDATALFCLFIGLRIVAYLVLRWKLHSIR